CAAACTCGTATTCCTCTCACTCTTGTGCAACAAATTCCCATgtatcaacaccaaatcacCCGCCTTCACCTCCCCAGGCACATACTCGCCGTCCACATCCCCACGAACCCCCGCCTCCCCCAGAAACCTCCTCCCCGTATTATCAACCATCTCAGTCCCAACACCGCCCTCCTTCCGAACAAGTCTCTTCTCAACCGCCGCCCACCTATGCGACCCAGGCAGAAAACTCAAACACCCATTCTCCAGCGTCGCATCCTCCAGCGCGTACCAGAACCCCGTCGCACTAGGCGGATCCGTATACAAGAACGTCGAGTCCTGGTGCGGCGGCACCGCGCCCCCTATCTCGGGCTGCTTGCAAATCACCATGCTCTGCAGACACCGCGGGTCCTTGTAGCCCAGTGATCGGGCTACATCCGCGGGACTCACTTCGCCTGCTTGTCTGAGCGCGGGGCCATCGATAAGGTGTGCGAAGGGGGCGGACTGGGTGTGCAGCCCGTGGCCGATTTTGTTGACGGCTTTCTCC
The genomic region above belongs to Pochonia chlamydosporia 170 chromosome 2, whole genome shotgun sequence and contains:
- a CDS encoding phytanoyl-CoA dioxygenase family protein (similar to Metarhizium acridum CQMa 102 XP_007807467.1) — its product is MTTSGLTTEQLTSFHQNGYLIIRNALHPSTVTSLLNETNSLLTNFPLADHPLTRFSTGEKTDHVGDEYFLTSGDKIRFFFEEDAFDSAGNLTKPKEKAVNKIGHGLHTQSAPFAHLIDGPALRQAGEVSPADVARSLGYKDPRCLQSMVICKQPEIGGAVPPHQDSTFLYTDPPSATGFWYALEDATLENGCLSFLPGSHRWAAVEKRLVRKEGGVGTEMVDNTGRRFLGEAGVRGDVDGEYVPGEVKAGDLVLIHGNLLHKSERNTSLKGRIIYTFHIIEAEGTEYDGRNWLQPPEGGFTKLYS